One Bradyrhizobium zhanjiangense DNA segment encodes these proteins:
- a CDS encoding carbohydrate ABC transporter permease translates to MPRLAGKVVGQSSFYGAVVTLVVFAAFPFYWMLITTFKTDGDLYNLKSIPYWFNAPPTLEHLKYLFEDTLFVQWLSNSALIGLCVVAITLLVALPAGYGLARMPGRSGENLSIGIFLTYLVPPTLLFLPLARVVTLLGLQDSMWALVVVYPTFTIPFCTWLLMGFFKSVPREIEEAAIIDGCTVVGAFVKTVLPLSVPGILTVVIFAFTLTVQEFVYALTFISSSSEKPVTLGVATDLIRGDIFYWGELMGAALISSVPVAIAYNLFLDRFISGITGGAVK, encoded by the coding sequence ATGCCGCGCCTTGCCGGAAAAGTAGTTGGCCAGAGTTCGTTTTATGGCGCGGTGGTTACGCTGGTTGTATTCGCCGCGTTTCCCTTCTACTGGATGCTGATCACCACCTTCAAGACGGACGGCGACCTCTATAATCTCAAGTCCATCCCCTATTGGTTCAACGCGCCGCCTACGCTCGAACATCTCAAGTATTTGTTTGAAGACACGCTGTTCGTGCAGTGGCTGTCCAATAGCGCCCTTATTGGGCTTTGTGTCGTGGCTATCACTCTTCTCGTGGCTCTGCCGGCCGGCTATGGGCTGGCGCGCATGCCGGGCCGCAGTGGCGAAAATCTCAGCATCGGCATCTTCCTGACCTATCTGGTGCCGCCGACGCTTCTGTTCCTGCCGCTCGCTCGAGTCGTTACGTTGCTCGGATTGCAGGACAGCATGTGGGCTCTTGTCGTCGTCTACCCCACTTTCACCATCCCGTTCTGCACCTGGCTGCTTATGGGCTTCTTCAAGTCGGTGCCGCGTGAGATCGAGGAGGCTGCAATCATCGACGGCTGTACTGTCGTGGGGGCATTCGTGAAAACTGTCCTTCCTCTTTCAGTTCCTGGCATTCTGACCGTAGTGATCTTTGCGTTCACGCTAACGGTGCAGGAGTTCGTGTATGCGCTGACCTTCATCTCCTCTTCCAGTGAGAAGCCCGTTACTTTGGGAGTCGCGACGGATTTGATCCGCGGAGACATTTTTTATTGGGGCGAATTGATGGGCGCGGCGCTTATTTCCAGCGTTCCAGTGGCGATTGCCTATAATCTCTTTTTGGACCGCTTCATCAGCGGCATCACAGGTGGCGCGGTCAAATAG
- a CDS encoding carbohydrate ABC transporter permease: MSAIAEAGAPRRTARSRFTAFDRLEVLGPLFIIPAILYVVVLVGLPFLLALYYSVSAYSIFNPSWTFVGLKNFREVIDSEIFRRTLANTLIFTISAQIIGLLLGKIGAMLLMQEFPGRRLARALIVLPWAVPVSLATLAWVWMFDSLYSVINWTLLAAGLIDPAHRPQWLGQEDLAMIAVATVHAWRLFPFGVVIFLAGFTSVPQDVLDAATIDGAGFWRRNYQIILPIIAPIIMIALIFGTVFTFTDLSVVYLLTKGGPINSTQVLGTLAFQVGILSGDVAHGAAICLFLFPFLLVAVILLLRSLRRREI; this comes from the coding sequence ATGAGCGCGATCGCCGAGGCAGGTGCGCCCCGTCGAACTGCACGATCGCGGTTTACTGCGTTCGATCGGCTCGAGGTGCTCGGGCCGCTGTTCATCATCCCCGCGATCCTCTATGTCGTCGTGCTCGTCGGGCTGCCATTCCTGCTTGCACTGTATTACAGCGTCAGCGCCTACAGCATCTTCAATCCGAGCTGGACGTTTGTCGGGCTGAAGAACTTCCGCGAGGTCATCGACAGCGAGATCTTCCGGCGGACACTGGCCAACACCCTCATCTTCACGATCAGTGCCCAAATCATCGGCCTGCTGCTGGGCAAGATCGGCGCCATGCTCCTCATGCAGGAGTTCCCGGGGCGCCGGCTGGCCCGCGCGCTTATCGTTCTGCCCTGGGCAGTACCGGTGTCACTGGCGACGCTGGCCTGGGTGTGGATGTTCGACTCGCTCTATAGCGTTATCAACTGGACGCTGCTCGCGGCAGGATTGATCGATCCGGCACACCGGCCCCAATGGCTGGGGCAAGAGGATTTGGCGATGATTGCCGTGGCGACCGTGCATGCGTGGCGCCTGTTTCCTTTCGGCGTCGTGATCTTCCTTGCCGGATTCACGTCGGTGCCACAGGATGTGCTCGATGCCGCCACGATCGACGGTGCAGGCTTCTGGCGCCGCAACTATCAAATCATCCTGCCAATCATCGCCCCGATCATCATGATCGCTCTGATCTTCGGCACGGTGTTCACCTTTACGGATCTCAGCGTCGTCTATTTGCTGACGAAGGGTGGACCGATCAACAGCACGCAGGTGCTCGGCACGCTGGCGTTTCAGGTGGGCATCCTCTCGGGCGATGTCGCTCACGGAGCGGCCATTTGTCTGTTCCTGTTCCCCTTCCTCTTGGTTGCGGTGATCCTGCTCTTGCGGTCGCTGCGGCGGCGGGAGATTTGA
- a CDS encoding ABC transporter ATP-binding protein produces MAAVVVKDLRKVFGDVAALDGVSLSVRDGEFLVLLGPSGCGKTTFLRIIAGLERQTSGDVLINEEIVNDITPRARGVAMVFQSYGLYPHLTVSNNIAFPLRTQGTPRPEIKRKVDWAAGLLGIDHLLHRRPRQLSGGERQRVALARALVRNPTVFLLDEPLSNLDAKLRASARSELKQFQQKVATTTIYVTHDQVEAMGMGDRIAVIDHGKLRQVGTPSEIYDHPADDFVASFLGTPPMNLVEHSGGLLGFRPEHFLPREMLDGAALSELPFRIDRMEYLGSERILYGALDGFRAKREVTAKLPAHVPLSGIRAGEWHKFAVRNTELRYFDRDGRRIVSPREQAR; encoded by the coding sequence ATGGCCGCGGTTGTTGTCAAAGACCTCAGAAAGGTTTTCGGTGACGTCGCTGCCCTCGATGGTGTCAGCTTATCGGTCCGCGACGGTGAGTTTCTGGTGCTGCTCGGTCCATCGGGCTGCGGCAAGACGACCTTCCTGAGGATCATTGCCGGTCTCGAGCGGCAAACGTCCGGCGACGTCCTGATCAACGAGGAAATCGTCAATGACATCACGCCGCGCGCGCGTGGCGTCGCCATGGTATTTCAGAGCTATGGGCTCTATCCGCACCTGACTGTCTCCAACAACATTGCATTTCCGCTGAGGACGCAGGGTACGCCACGGCCTGAGATCAAGCGCAAGGTCGATTGGGCTGCCGGCCTGCTCGGGATCGACCACCTGCTTCACCGGCGTCCCCGCCAGCTTTCGGGAGGCGAGCGCCAGCGTGTGGCGCTGGCCCGCGCGCTCGTACGCAATCCAACCGTATTCCTGCTGGACGAACCGCTGTCCAATCTGGACGCGAAGCTGCGAGCAAGTGCGCGCAGTGAGCTGAAGCAGTTCCAGCAGAAGGTGGCAACGACCACCATTTACGTCACGCACGATCAGGTCGAAGCCATGGGCATGGGCGATCGCATCGCCGTTATCGACCATGGCAAGCTCCGACAAGTCGGAACTCCAAGCGAGATTTACGACCACCCCGCCGACGATTTTGTCGCGAGTTTCCTCGGGACCCCGCCCATGAACCTGGTCGAGCATAGCGGTGGACTCTTGGGTTTTCGGCCGGAGCATTTCCTGCCGCGGGAGATGCTCGACGGAGCCGCACTCTCCGAGCTTCCCTTCCGCATCGATCGCATGGAGTATCTCGGATCGGAGCGCATCTTGTACGGTGCGTTGGATGGCTTCCGGGCGAAGCGCGAAGTCACGGCGAAGCTGCCTGCCCACGTTCCACTGTCTGGCATCCGCGCCGGTGAATGGCACAAATTTGCGGTTCGGAACACGGAGCTGCGCTATTTCGATCGGGATGGTCGGCGTATCGTCAGCCCCAGGGAGCAAGCTCGATGA
- a CDS encoding ABC transporter substrate-binding protein, translating to MRSEREISTSSVTRRGFLKQVGAAAGTAGLAPALSSPFVSTALAQTKTLKVLQWSHFVPQYDKWFDSFATAWGKKNGVTVTVDHIPHLELPARAAAEVSAGAGHDIFAFSGSGGPHLYEKHVVDLSSLVSEVEKKHGKVHQIGRQIGYNEDTKVWSALPAYYISFPGLYRKDLWDETGVKPDTWEDIRVGGAKLKAKGTPIGISLGHSVDPNLSYRSMLWSYGASECDETGKRVTLNSKETLEVVKLVRAIYKDAMEPEVLSWDDASNNRLLASGRGSWIHNPISAYRSIQKANPELADKISVWKTPAGPVRRLACGSPNSYGVWRFARSKDTAIEFLRYWTDNWVAVFEASTGYNHPLFENLVPKPMPILSNDPTSHPADKLQVLETADEWHATYGYPGPAGPASDEVADNFIIVDMMAKAATDKATPEEAVAWAQKEIELIYKKWSEVL from the coding sequence ATGCGGTCAGAACGAGAAATTTCCACATCATCCGTCACACGACGCGGGTTCTTGAAACAGGTGGGCGCCGCGGCTGGAACTGCGGGTCTGGCGCCGGCGCTTTCGTCGCCATTTGTGTCTACAGCTCTTGCACAGACCAAGACGCTAAAGGTCCTCCAGTGGAGCCATTTCGTGCCTCAGTACGACAAATGGTTCGATAGTTTTGCAACGGCGTGGGGCAAGAAGAACGGTGTTACTGTAACCGTTGATCACATCCCGCATCTGGAATTACCGGCGCGCGCCGCAGCCGAGGTGTCTGCGGGAGCCGGACATGACATTTTTGCCTTCAGTGGATCGGGCGGCCCGCATTTGTACGAAAAACATGTCGTCGATCTCAGCAGTCTCGTCAGCGAAGTGGAGAAGAAGCACGGCAAGGTTCATCAGATTGGTCGCCAGATCGGGTACAACGAGGATACGAAGGTCTGGAGCGCGCTTCCGGCCTACTACATCTCGTTCCCCGGCCTTTACCGGAAGGATCTGTGGGACGAGACCGGTGTGAAACCCGATACTTGGGAAGATATCCGTGTCGGTGGCGCCAAGCTGAAAGCGAAGGGCACCCCGATTGGTATCTCGCTTGGGCACTCCGTCGACCCGAACCTCTCGTACCGCAGCATGCTGTGGAGCTATGGCGCCTCTGAATGCGATGAGACGGGCAAGCGCGTCACCCTCAACTCCAAAGAGACGCTTGAGGTCGTGAAGCTCGTTCGCGCCATTTATAAGGACGCCATGGAACCGGAAGTCCTGTCCTGGGACGATGCCAGCAATAACCGGTTATTGGCATCCGGTCGGGGATCATGGATTCACAACCCGATCTCCGCATATCGGTCGATACAGAAGGCCAACCCCGAATTAGCCGACAAGATTTCCGTCTGGAAGACGCCGGCCGGACCTGTGCGTCGGTTGGCATGTGGATCGCCCAACTCCTACGGAGTCTGGCGTTTCGCGCGCAGCAAGGACACGGCAATCGAGTTCCTGCGCTACTGGACCGACAATTGGGTCGCCGTCTTCGAGGCGAGCACGGGCTACAATCATCCGCTGTTCGAGAACCTCGTGCCCAAGCCCATGCCGATCTTGTCGAACGACCCGACCTCGCACCCGGCTGATAAGCTGCAGGTGCTGGAGACGGCTGATGAGTGGCACGCGACTTATGGCTATCCGGGACCGGCCGGACCGGCATCGGACGAGGTCGCGGACAATTTCATCATCGTCGACATGATGGCCAAGGCCGCGACCGACAAAGCGACGCCAGAGGAAGCGGTCGCCTGGGCGCAGAAAGAGATCGAGCTGATCTACAAGAAGTGGTCGGAGGTATTATAA
- a CDS encoding aldo/keto reductase, producing MQLRAFGRTGMRLSVLGFGCGAVGGLMVRGDPAEQERTIARAIAAGVNYFDTAVLYGNGESEKNLGRVLQKLKPANVAVGTKVRLPPSEFGRIADAVTMSLEGSLERLRLDRVDIFHLHNPITERGGGLALSVRQVLGDVVPAFERLRQQGKTRFLGTTAVGDTAALHQVTDSRAFDSAQVVYNMINPSAAEELPTNYPAQDYGRLFDHTKAAGVGVVGIRVLAGGALSGSAERHPIAGPAPEPIGSAMTYDADVVRARRLMPLVNEGFAATLTEAATRFALSHPAMGTILIGMATPQQFEEALAAVQKGPLPRAAFDRLWALWQEFSGEPR from the coding sequence ATGCAATTGCGAGCCTTTGGGCGTACGGGAATGCGGCTCTCGGTGCTGGGCTTCGGCTGCGGCGCAGTGGGCGGACTTATGGTACGCGGCGATCCTGCCGAGCAGGAGCGTACCATCGCGCGCGCGATCGCCGCTGGCGTGAACTACTTCGACACCGCGGTGCTGTACGGCAATGGAGAATCAGAAAAGAACCTTGGCCGCGTCTTGCAAAAGCTGAAACCTGCTAACGTGGCCGTCGGCACCAAGGTCCGGTTGCCGCCCAGCGAATTCGGTCGCATTGCCGACGCCGTAACGATGTCGCTCGAAGGTAGTCTGGAGCGACTACGTCTTGACCGGGTCGACATCTTTCACTTGCACAATCCGATTACCGAGAGAGGAGGTGGATTGGCGCTGAGCGTCCGACAAGTGCTCGGAGACGTGGTACCCGCCTTCGAGCGCCTGCGTCAGCAGGGAAAGACACGTTTCCTTGGGACTACCGCAGTAGGCGACACCGCGGCACTGCATCAAGTGACTGATTCGCGCGCCTTCGACAGCGCTCAAGTCGTCTACAACATGATCAACCCATCTGCCGCCGAGGAATTGCCGACGAACTATCCGGCCCAAGACTACGGACGACTATTCGACCACACCAAGGCGGCCGGCGTTGGAGTAGTGGGCATCCGCGTGCTGGCCGGCGGCGCACTATCGGGTTCAGCTGAGCGTCATCCGATCGCGGGTCCGGCGCCCGAGCCGATTGGTTCGGCTATGACTTACGATGCCGATGTCGTTCGCGCACGCCGTCTAATGCCGCTGGTAAATGAGGGGTTCGCCGCCACCTTGACCGAAGCCGCCACGCGTTTTGCGCTGTCTCACCCGGCGATGGGCACTATCTTGATCGGTATGGCGACGCCGCAACAGTTCGAGGAGGCACTCGCCGCGGTTCAAAAAGGTCCACTACCGCGAGCTGCATTCGACCGGCTGTGGGCACTATGGCAGGAATTCTCTGGTGAACCACGATGA
- a CDS encoding Spy/CpxP family protein refolding chaperone → MSKFGVAVVAVALVTALSSAAEARRHLGLGPLGAFTSLFPGGFLARHHVHHRHVRVHQIGKPPVENAPVASQNVPAATNERSGEERLDIGRLFTAPEARRQVATNAALALWHGDRDATVGWWSHGHGGYGWVGPLFWPFADNDVYGYVVFGDGMGFWDYGYPDIYAGLFGPYSSDELTTYIAPDSPRRRERKVPPLQQFCGDVAQEIAGLAIDQINRAVQPTEGQRAALDRFAVASKSVARIIQASCPKQVASTAPARLASMQQRIAAILQGVISLEPPLQDLYDLLNDDQKRRLNALANEQFEVASANGTIRASAKVCDASPPFALQWPTDEIDAKLHPNDAQREALWRLQRASAEAVEILSYECQPRDAMTPSDRLAAVDRRLDALQKAINLVSLTMDEFHATLDDKQKSQFELIGSQRAS, encoded by the coding sequence ATGTCGAAGTTCGGTGTTGCAGTTGTTGCTGTCGCGTTGGTGACCGCTCTGTCGAGTGCCGCGGAAGCGCGCAGGCACCTTGGTCTCGGCCCACTTGGCGCGTTCACCAGCTTGTTTCCAGGCGGGTTTCTTGCTCGCCATCACGTGCATCACCGCCATGTGCGCGTGCATCAGATTGGGAAGCCTCCCGTCGAAAATGCGCCAGTTGCTTCGCAAAACGTCCCCGCTGCGACGAATGAGCGCTCTGGCGAGGAAAGGTTGGATATTGGCAGGCTGTTCACCGCCCCCGAGGCACGCCGGCAGGTCGCCACGAACGCCGCACTTGCGCTCTGGCATGGCGACCGTGATGCCACGGTCGGGTGGTGGTCTCACGGCCATGGCGGATATGGCTGGGTCGGGCCGCTGTTCTGGCCATTCGCCGACAATGATGTTTACGGCTACGTTGTCTTTGGTGATGGCATGGGCTTCTGGGACTACGGCTATCCCGACATCTATGCCGGACTCTTTGGGCCTTACAGCAGCGACGAACTGACGACCTATATCGCTCCGGACTCTCCTCGCCGAAGAGAAAGAAAGGTCCCGCCGCTGCAGCAGTTCTGCGGTGATGTCGCGCAGGAAATTGCTGGTCTCGCAATTGATCAGATAAATCGGGCAGTTCAGCCGACCGAGGGGCAACGTGCAGCGCTGGATCGCTTTGCCGTTGCGTCCAAGTCAGTTGCCCGGATCATTCAGGCATCTTGTCCGAAGCAGGTCGCATCGACGGCGCCGGCTCGATTGGCCTCGATGCAGCAACGCATTGCGGCCATCCTCCAGGGCGTGATATCGCTGGAACCGCCACTGCAGGATCTTTACGACCTGCTGAATGACGACCAGAAAAGACGGCTCAACGCACTCGCCAATGAGCAGTTCGAGGTGGCGTCCGCAAACGGCACCATCAGGGCATCAGCAAAGGTCTGCGACGCCTCTCCGCCGTTCGCGTTGCAATGGCCGACTGACGAGATTGACGCCAAGCTACATCCGAACGATGCCCAGCGCGAGGCACTTTGGAGGCTGCAGCGTGCGAGTGCCGAGGCTGTCGAAATCCTGAGCTATGAATGTCAGCCGAGAGATGCGATGACGCCATCGGATCGCCTTGCCGCAGTGGATCGTCGGCTTGATGCCTTGCAAAAAGCCATCAATCTGGTGAGCCTCACGATGGATGAATTCCACGCCACGCTTGACGATAAGCAGAAGTCTCAGTTCGAACTGATCGGGTCACAGCGAGCGTCGTGA
- a CDS encoding alpha/beta hydrolase codes for MYRHFTWRIASATKAHVWALEYRLAPENPFPAALDDAVTAYDWLASKAATRELFVMGDSAGAGLVLCLLLRLRDAGTPLPCAAVAMSPWTDLALTGASLTENAPSDPMLNARDLPSLVYCYLAGADPQNPYASPLYGDVSGLPPVLIQVGSDEILRDDAVRMAEKLKIQNAESRLEIWPRMPHVFSSSRCYLKRVKPLHISDSSLQRCGLRSHERVRRERSAIRNTASRRSL; via the coding sequence ATCTATCGGCATTTCACCTGGCGCATCGCGAGCGCCACGAAAGCGCATGTTTGGGCTCTCGAATATCGGCTGGCACCGGAAAATCCCTTTCCGGCGGCACTCGATGATGCGGTCACTGCATACGATTGGCTCGCCAGCAAGGCTGCGACCCGTGAACTGTTCGTTATGGGAGATTCCGCGGGGGCAGGGCTTGTTCTCTGTCTGTTGTTAAGACTGCGCGATGCGGGCACTCCATTGCCGTGCGCCGCTGTTGCCATGTCGCCCTGGACAGATCTAGCCTTGACCGGCGCTTCGCTGACGGAGAATGCACCGTCGGATCCCATGCTCAACGCCCGAGATCTTCCGAGCCTCGTGTATTGCTATCTCGCCGGCGCCGATCCGCAAAATCCCTATGCGTCGCCCCTCTACGGCGACGTTTCCGGACTACCCCCCGTGCTGATCCAGGTCGGTAGTGACGAGATTCTTCGCGACGACGCCGTGCGCATGGCGGAGAAGTTGAAGATACAGAACGCGGAGAGCCGGCTGGAGATCTGGCCGCGCATGCCGCATGTCTTCTCTTCGTCCCGATGTTACCTGAAGCGCGTCAAGCCATTGCACATATCGGACAGTTCGTTGCAGAGGTGCGGTCTGCGCTCACATGAGCGCGTTCGTCGGGAGCGTTCTGCAATTCGGAATACGGCATCACGACGCTCGCTGTGA
- a CDS encoding aminotransferase class III-fold pyridoxal phosphate-dependent enzyme gives MPGLIRTRDAALRARAEKVVPGGMWGHLHAARLPDTYPQFFSRGEGGVLWDVDGHRYVDFMCSWGPNLLGHHHPEVEEAAERQRRDGDCLNGPAEVMVELAELVVDMVGHADWTQFQKNGTDATTTCVTIARAATGRRKILVAKGAYHGAVPWCSPSLLGVTAEDRAHLAYFTFNDVESLEAAAKAAGDDLAGILISAFRHDLGFDQELPTVEFARAARRICDSKGAALLIDEVRAGFRLNAAGSWEGLGVRPDLSAWSKAIANGHALAAVTGADWLRRAASQVFVTGSFWAGAVAMAAAVATLKIVRRDDIPSRLAQLGQTLRDGLETRSRQFGLSIRQSGPVQMPTLLFEGDPDYRKGSAFCSAMLARGVYFHPKHNMFLCAAHTEADIAVALEAAEHGFAIVAAL, from the coding sequence ATGCCGGGATTGATCAGGACAAGGGATGCTGCCCTGCGCGCGCGGGCCGAAAAGGTTGTGCCAGGCGGGATGTGGGGTCATCTCCACGCGGCCAGATTGCCGGATACGTATCCGCAATTCTTCAGCCGCGGCGAGGGCGGCGTCCTCTGGGATGTCGATGGTCACCGGTACGTGGACTTCATGTGCAGCTGGGGTCCTAATCTGCTTGGCCATCATCATCCCGAGGTGGAGGAAGCCGCCGAGCGTCAACGGCGCGACGGCGACTGCCTCAATGGTCCAGCCGAAGTCATGGTCGAGTTGGCCGAGCTCGTCGTTGATATGGTGGGCCATGCCGATTGGACGCAGTTTCAGAAGAACGGCACCGACGCGACGACGACTTGCGTCACGATCGCAAGGGCTGCAACAGGTCGACGAAAGATCCTCGTCGCCAAGGGGGCCTATCATGGTGCCGTGCCGTGGTGCTCACCGTCGCTTCTCGGTGTGACCGCGGAGGATCGCGCCCATCTCGCATACTTCACTTTCAACGACGTCGAGAGTCTTGAGGCGGCGGCCAAGGCGGCGGGCGATGATCTTGCCGGGATTTTGATTTCGGCGTTCCGCCACGATCTCGGGTTCGACCAGGAACTGCCCACCGTGGAGTTCGCGCGTGCGGCGCGTCGCATCTGTGACAGCAAGGGGGCCGCGCTGCTCATCGACGAAGTTCGCGCCGGCTTCCGCCTGAATGCCGCGGGTAGCTGGGAAGGGCTTGGTGTTCGGCCCGACTTGTCCGCCTGGAGCAAGGCGATCGCCAATGGTCATGCCCTGGCGGCTGTTACCGGAGCCGATTGGCTGCGCCGTGCCGCGTCCCAGGTCTTTGTCACGGGGTCATTCTGGGCTGGCGCCGTCGCCATGGCTGCTGCCGTCGCGACGTTGAAGATCGTGCGCAGGGACGATATTCCGAGCCGCCTCGCGCAGCTCGGGCAAACGCTGCGTGATGGCCTCGAGACGCGTTCCCGTCAGTTCGGTCTTTCAATCCGTCAATCGGGGCCTGTGCAAATGCCAACCCTTTTGTTTGAAGGGGACCCAGACTACCGGAAAGGTTCGGCCTTCTGCAGCGCGATGCTTGCAAGGGGCGTCTACTTCCATCCCAAGCACAACATGTTCCTCTGCGCCGCCCATACCGAGGCCGACATCGCCGTTGCTCTCGAGGCAGCGGAGCACGGCTTTGCAATCGTGGCGGCACTTTGA
- a CDS encoding N,N-dimethylformamidase beta subunit family domain-containing protein — MSDKREFQPPELGSLNVAPRKTRPMHADEHWGSQPWYEAPRGDPAMAEVYTYTDAVSYDPGDEVVFRSSATAKAWRLQIYRDDLEPEMVHEIDALDGVFAATPSDAYRNGCNWPVAYRWKLPPDLRSGFYRVVSSCERANGARFVQHHFFVVRPTEKTRRAKILMILPTGTWTAYNDFGGANHYFGVEGPNRDGPSPVLSLQRPWTRGVVWLPPGAPRICADPAPEMGDAPRYPMKEWAFANGFGQYYAAAGWAQFDRHFVLWAQKEGYALDMITQTDLHYRPELLDAYPCVTIIGHDEYWTWEMREAIERYVEGGGRLARFGANFLWQIRLEENGKRQVCYKFKAIHKDPIVGTDRARLMTSAWEDRNVRWPGASTVGVNGAHGLYASWGGFAPNGQRGFTVYRPEHWVFAGTGLHYADIFGDKQHIFAYEVDGLDYTFRNGLPFPVPAEGQPETIQILAMAPAVLAEDEPQGEGFRYYVRSSDHEGLVECITGEVTPEGLARYKYGSGMMVHMTRGKGEVLTAATCEWVMGLKRGDPFTQRITRNILDRFTAPRSA, encoded by the coding sequence ATGTCGGACAAGCGCGAGTTTCAACCCCCGGAATTGGGATCCCTCAACGTCGCTCCCCGCAAGACGCGCCCGATGCATGCGGACGAGCACTGGGGCAGCCAGCCCTGGTACGAAGCTCCGCGCGGCGATCCCGCCATGGCGGAGGTCTACACCTATACCGACGCGGTGTCTTACGACCCGGGAGACGAAGTCGTCTTTCGCTCCTCCGCAACAGCAAAGGCCTGGCGGTTGCAGATCTATCGCGATGATCTCGAGCCCGAGATGGTGCATGAGATAGACGCGCTTGACGGCGTATTCGCGGCCACGCCGTCCGATGCTTATCGCAATGGCTGCAACTGGCCCGTCGCTTATCGCTGGAAGTTGCCGCCGGATCTGCGCTCGGGCTTCTATCGCGTGGTGTCGTCGTGCGAGCGAGCGAACGGGGCCCGCTTCGTCCAGCATCATTTCTTCGTCGTTCGCCCCACCGAGAAGACGCGGCGCGCGAAGATTCTGATGATACTGCCGACGGGCACCTGGACCGCCTACAATGATTTCGGCGGTGCCAATCATTATTTCGGCGTCGAAGGTCCGAACCGGGACGGGCCCTCGCCGGTGTTGTCGCTGCAGCGACCATGGACGCGCGGCGTGGTCTGGCTGCCCCCCGGCGCGCCGCGCATCTGCGCCGATCCTGCACCCGAGATGGGTGACGCGCCGCGCTATCCGATGAAGGAGTGGGCTTTCGCCAATGGCTTTGGTCAGTATTACGCGGCAGCGGGCTGGGCCCAGTTCGACCGGCATTTCGTGCTCTGGGCGCAGAAGGAAGGCTACGCCCTCGACATGATCACTCAGACCGATCTTCACTACCGGCCCGAGCTGCTCGACGCCTACCCTTGTGTAACCATCATCGGCCATGACGAGTACTGGACATGGGAGATGCGCGAGGCGATCGAGCGCTATGTGGAAGGCGGCGGGCGGCTCGCGCGCTTCGGCGCCAACTTCCTGTGGCAGATCCGGCTTGAGGAGAATGGCAAGCGCCAAGTCTGCTACAAGTTCAAGGCCATCCACAAGGATCCGATCGTCGGCACGGACCGAGCGCGCCTGATGACGTCCGCCTGGGAAGATCGCAACGTCCGTTGGCCCGGCGCCTCGACGGTGGGGGTGAACGGTGCGCACGGCCTCTACGCGTCCTGGGGCGGCTTCGCGCCGAACGGCCAAAGAGGCTTTACGGTCTATCGTCCCGAGCATTGGGTGTTTGCCGGCACAGGGCTGCACTATGCCGATATCTTCGGCGACAAGCAGCACATCTTCGCCTACGAGGTTGACGGGCTGGACTACACGTTCCGCAATGGTCTTCCTTTTCCGGTCCCGGCCGAGGGGCAGCCCGAGACCATTCAGATCCTGGCGATGGCGCCGGCCGTCCTGGCCGAAGACGAGCCGCAGGGTGAGGGCTTCCGCTACTACGTACGCAGCAGCGACCACGAAGGCCTGGTGGAATGCATCACCGGCGAGGTCACGCCCGAGGGGCTGGCCCGCTACAAATACGGCTCCGGCATGATGGTGCACATGACCCGCGGCAAGGGCGAGGTGCTGACAGCCGCGACCTGCGAATGGGTAATGGGGCTGAAGCGCGGCGATCCGTTCACACAGCGGATCACCCGCAACATCCTCGATCGCTTCACCGCGCCCCGCTCCGCGTGA